TGCATGGAATGTGCTCGGTAAAAAGCAGGGGCAATCGGATATAGAATTGAATGCAGTAGGTGAAGAACAGGCAAAGGAACTTGGTATAAAGCTTCAAAACGCAAAATTTGATTTAGTTTATACAAGTCCTCTTAAGCGTACCAAGCGAACTGCGGAAATAATTTTGCAGTATAACGGTTTTGGAGGATGCGTGACGGAAGATGTACGTATTATTGAGCGGGACTTTGGTGAATTTGAGGGGCTTACGGATGGAGAATTTGACTTTGGTGCCTTTTATGATATAAACGCACTGCAAAAATTTGAGCGAGCGGAAAGTGCTTTTGAGGTTGAGGACAGAGTTTTTGAATTTTTGGATGAACTGAAGCTAAATCAACACAATAAAATCATCTTAATTGTAGGGCATGGTGCTGCAAACTGTGCTGTATGTGCTTACTTTTGGGGCAGACCCAAAAGCGGCAAATATATTGATTATATGCAGGATAACGCCGGCATACTTGAATTTGAATTGTGAAAAACGATAAAAATTAACAGTCCTTCACAGAGTGTGTGAGGGATTTTTTATTGTTAAACATTTTGAAAAAACACATGAATATGTTATTATATCGATAAGACAACGGGGGCATCCCGTTGCGCCGTTAAAATGGCTTTGCAAAAAGGAGAAACTAAAATGGCAAAGGAATTAAAAGGAACACAGACAGAAAAGAATTTGATGACTGCTTTTGCAGGTGAAAGTGAGGCCCGCAATAAGTATACTTATTTTGCAAGCGTGGCAAAAAAGCAGGGGTATGAGCAGATTGCGGGATATTTTCAGGAGACTGCCGACAACGAAAAAGAGCACGCTGAGCTTTGGTTTAAGCTTTTGGGCGGCATTGGCGACACTGCGACAAACCTAAGAGCTGCAGCCGATGGCGAAAACTATGAATGGACAGATATGTATGCAAAGTTTGCAAAAATTGCGCGTGAAGAGGGTTTTGAAGATATTGCCAAAACCTTTGAAGGAGTGGGAACAATTGAAAAACGTCATCAGGAGCGTTTTGAAGCATTGCTCAAAAATCTTAAGGACGGAACGGTATTTAAACGTCCTCAAGAA
The Christensenellaceae bacterium DNA segment above includes these coding regions:
- a CDS encoding histidine phosphatase family protein → MNKLILVRHGQTAWNVLGKKQGQSDIELNAVGEEQAKELGIKLQNAKFDLVYTSPLKRTKRTAEIILQYNGFGGCVTEDVRIIERDFGEFEGLTDGEFDFGAFYDINALQKFERAESAFEVEDRVFEFLDELKLNQHNKIILIVGHGAANCAVCAYFWGRPKSGKYIDYMQDNAGILEFEL
- a CDS encoding rubrerythrin family protein, which codes for MAKELKGTQTEKNLMTAFAGESEARNKYTYFASVAKKQGYEQIAGYFQETADNEKEHAELWFKLLGGIGDTATNLRAAADGENYEWTDMYAKFAKIAREEGFEDIAKTFEGVGTIEKRHQERFEALLKNLKDGTVFKRPQETLWQCRNCGHVLEGTEAPDVCPVCAHAKSYFQLYVKNY